The following coding sequences are from one Dreissena polymorpha isolate Duluth1 chromosome 8, UMN_Dpol_1.0, whole genome shotgun sequence window:
- the LOC127841505 gene encoding histone-lysine N-methyltransferase PRDM9-like isoform X2 — protein MFDLGSVNKHCEISAFKGNSSVLLTPTLNAAGIIIDKRIFLDSHNVAFLNPKVMDIKSVLSTLDTDTLHGRGPHGDIYFPNRGIMPSVVSPKVSLVDRQTSNSGQTTYLPSLSPQSSQPQYYQQHPPQLVTTAKSPQGVFEEIQDLGDQILEEHRLKALSELQLCQIGCQHVMLDFENEQIIPSLPYPATDLTPDHNFAFEHEANDVSTSTVQVLPMRVNPSITGSPVTAACSETTDARGKWDCGDKSIKMNFPTNQSIGLSSDVTYSMDQKYKILPVDDPHVPMPLISCDSNEDLSQFIIESQTNEMPLSMSYTIFNLAEVSVTSEEVNSNLATASGECSSVDFEEIFIERNQKKSKSYNSTLLAPKRVCGQGSSKGLVKSRYAAKTIVPLFLKPAKRKLDKTGDLVSAKRVKKAKTLEKDKTKYLLPEGNLASCMNLEPSDNDHFLYCGECNKEFEGDCPVHGPYNFIQDKEVPDGDTCRADHTLPDDLEIKTSKLFGAGLGVFSKVGLESRIMFGPYRGDTISDNHKSGYCWQIYKEGKASHCVDAQNKATSNWMRYVNCAMTEADQNLVAFQYKGGIYYCTFKPVSPGEELLVYYGYQYARELGITRDKNLLFRPKYVNGEGSDILQTVMEQQLKNAILQKKKNIENTDEKEYNGVVWNNTSKNSSNLKTLMRIHAGERLYMCGVCRNTFNQSSMLKTHMRIHTGEKPYKCEVCGYACSHSGNLKTHMRIHTGEKPYKCEVCGFECNQGGSLKTHMRIHGGERLYKNLVCGNTYNQSGHLKTHMLKTHMRIHSGEKPYKCGVCGYECNHGSHLKRHLRIHTGEKPYKCEVCCYTFNQSSMLKTHMRIHTGEKPYKCEVCGYACSRSGNLKTHMRIHTGEKPYKCEVCCYTFNKSSMLKTHMRIHTGEKPYKCEVCGYACSDGGNLKTHMRIHTGEKPYKCEVCGYEFNRSNSWKTHMRIHTGEKPYKCEVCGYECNHGGHLKRHMRIHTGEKPYKCGVCGFECYQGGSLKTHMRIHGGERLYKCEVCGNAFNQSSMLKTHMRIHTGEKP, from the exons ATGTTTGACCTTGGAAGTGTCAATAAACATTGTGAAATCTCTGCTTTCAAAGGAAACTCATCAGTTCTTTTAACACCAACATTAAATGCGGCTggtattataattgataaaagaATTTTTTTGGATTCTCATAATGTTGCCTTTTTGAATCCCAAGGTAATGGATATTAAATCAGTTCTCTCCACTTTGGACACAGACACATTGCATGGCAGGGGGCCTCATGGGGATATTTATTTCCCAAATCGGGGGATCATGCCATCCGTTGTTTCCCCTAAAGTTTCTTTAGTTGACAGGCAGACTTCAAATTCTGGCCAAACAACTTATCTGCCAAGCCTTTCACCTCAGAGTTCACAACCCCAATACTACCAGCAACATCCACCACAACTGGTAACCACAGCAAAGAGCCCGCAAGGTGTGTTTGAAGAAATACAGGATTTAGGTGATCAAATCCTGGAGGAACACAGGTTGAAGGCTTTAAGCGAGTTACAACTTTGCCAAATTGGTTGTCAACATGTTATGTTAGACTTTGAAAACGAGCAGATTATTCCAAGTTTACCATATCCTGCAACTGATTTGACTCCTGACCATAATTTTGCTTTTGAACATGAGGCAAATGATGTGAGCACTTCAACCGTTCAGGTTTTACCTATGAGGGTAAATCCTTCAATAACTGGAAGTCCAGTGACAGCTGCCTGTTCTGAAACCACTGATGCTAGGGGAAAATGGGATTGTggtgataaatcaattaaaatgaacTTTCCTACAAATCAGTCCATTGGTTTGTCAAGTGATGTAACATACAGTATGGaccaaaaatataaaatattaccaGTGGATGATCCACATGTTCCGATGCCTTTAATCAGCTGTGATTCAAACGAAGATCTGTCACAATTCATTATTGAAAGTCAGACCAATGAAATGCCTTTGTCAATGAGTTATACCATTTTTAATTTGGCAGAAGTTTCTGTGACATCTGAGGAAGTGAATTCAAATCTGGCAACTGCTTCTGGTGAATGTTCTTCTGTTGACTTTgaagaaatatttattgaaagaaaCCAAAAGAAAAGCAAGAGCTACAATTCAACTCTTTTGGCACCAAAGAGGGTTTGTGGTCAAGGTTCATCCAAAGGCTTAGTCAAGTCTAGGTATGCTGCAAAAACAATAGTCCCCCTTTTTCTAAAACCAGCTAAGAGGAAATTGGACAAAACAGGTGACCTAGTAAGTGCTAAGAGAGTGAAAAAAGCCAAGACACTTGAAAAGGACAAGACTAAATACCTTCTTCCAGAGGGGAACCTAGCCAGCTGTATGAACCTAGAACCTTCAGATAATGACCACTTTCTGTACTGTGGAGAATGCAACAAAGAGTTTGAAGGGGACTGTCCTGTGCATGGACCATACAACTTCATACAGGATAAAGAGGTGCCAGACGGGGACACCTGTAGAGCTGATCATACTCTTCCAGATGACCTTGAAATTAAAACCTCAAAACTATTTGGAGCTGGTCTTGGAGTATTTTCAAAAGTTGGACTGGAATCCAGGATCATGTTTGGACCGTATAGGGGCGATACCATCTCTGACAACCATAAATCAGGATATTGCTGGCAGATCTATAAGGAAGGCAAAGCGAGCCACTGTGTGGATGCCCAGAACAAGGCCACCTCTAACTGGATGAGATACGTTAACTGTGCAATGACAGAGGCAGATCAGAACCTTGTAGCATTCCAGTACAAAGGAGGCATCTATTACTGCACATTCAAGCCAGTTTCACCAGGAGAAGAACTGCTTGTCTATTATGGATATCAATACGCCAGAGAACTTGGCATCACCAGAGACAAGAACTTGCTCTTCAGACCTAAATATGTCAATGGAGAAGGTAGTGACATTTTACAAACTGTCATGGAACAGCaattaaaaaatgcaatattacAGAAGAAGAAGAATATAGAAAACACAGATGAAAAGGAGTACAATGGTGTGGTGTGGAATAATACTAGTAAGAACAGTAGTAACTTGAAGACACTCATGAGGATACATGCTGGAGAGAGACTGTACATGTGTGGGGTGTGTCGTAATACATTCAACCAGAGTAGTAtgttgaagacacacatgaggatacatacaggagagaaaccatacaagtgtgaggtgtgtggctatGCTTGTAGCCATAGTGGTAACTTGAAGActcacatgaggatacatacaggagagaaaccataCAAGTGTGAA gtaTGTGGTTTTGAATGTAACCAGGGTGGttccttgaagacacacatgaggatacatggAGGAGAGAGACTGTACAAGAATTTGGTGTGTGGTAATACATACAACCAGAGTGGTCACTTGAAGACTCACATGTTGAAGActcacatgaggatacattcaggagAGAAACCATACAAGTGTGGGGTGTGTGGTTATGAATGTAACCATGGTAGTCACTTGAAGAGACActtgaggatacatacaggagagaaaccatacaagtgtgaggtgtgttgTTATACATTCAACCAGAGTAGTAtgttgaagacacacatgaggatacatacaggagagaaaccatacaagtgtgaggtgtgtggctatGCTTGTAGCCGTAGTggtaacttgaagacacacatgaggatacatacaggagagaaaccatacaagtgtgaggtgtgttgTTATACATTCAACAAGAGTAGTAtgttgaagacacacatgaggatacatacaggagagaaaccataCAAGTGTGAAGTGTGTGGCTATGCTTGTAGCGATGGTGGTAACTTGAAGActcacatgaggatacatacaggagagaaaccatacaagtgtgaggtgtgcgGTTATGAATTTAACCGGAGTAATAGCTGGAAGActcacatgaggatacatacaggagagaaaccatacaagtgtgaggtgtgcgGTTATGAATGTAACCATGGTGGtcacttgaagagacacatgaggatacatacaggagagaaaccataCAAGTGTGGGGTGTGTGGTTTTGAATGTTACCAAGGTGGttccttgaagacacacatgaggatacatggaggagagagactgtacaagtgtgaggtgtgtggtaatgCATTCAACCAGAGTAGTAtgttgaagacacacatgagaatacatacaggagagaaaccataG
- the LOC127841505 gene encoding histone-lysine N-methyltransferase PRDM9-like isoform X1: protein MFDLGSVNKHCEISAFKGNSSVLLTPTLNAAGIIIDKRIFLDSHNVAFLNPKVMDIKSVLSTLDTDTLHGRGPHGDIYFPNRGIMPSVVSPKVSLVDRQTSNSGQTTYLPSLSPQSSQPQYYQQHPPQLVTTAKSPQGVFEEIQDLGDQILEEHRLKALSELQLCQIGCQHVMLDFENEQIIPSLPYPATDLTPDHNFAFEHEANDVSTSTVQVLPMRVNPSITGSPVTAACSETTDARGKWDCGDKSIKMNFPTNQSIGLSSDVTYSMDQKYKILPVDDPHVPMPLISCDSNEDLSQFIIESQTNEMPLSMSYTIFNLAEVSVTSEEVNSNLATASGECSSVDFEEIFIERNQKKSKSYNSTLLAPKRVCGQGSSKGLVKSRYAAKTIVPLFLKPAKRKLDKTGDLVSAKRVKKAKTLEKDKTKYLLPEGNLASCMNLEPSDNDHFLYCGECNKEFEGDCPVHGPYNFIQDKEVPDGDTCRADHTLPDDLEIKTSKLFGAGLGVFSKVGLESRIMFGPYRGDTISDNHKSGYCWQIYKEGKASHCVDAQNKATSNWMRYVNCAMTEADQNLVAFQYKGGIYYCTFKPVSPGEELLVYYGYQYARELGITRDKNLLFRPKYVNGEGSDILQTVMEQQLKNAILQKKKNIENTDEKEYNGVVWNNTSKNSSNLKTLMRIHAGERLYMCGVCRNTFNQSSMLKTHMRIHTGEKPYKCEVCGYACSHSGNLKTHMRIHTGEKPYKCEVCGYACSHSGILKTHMRIHTGEKPYKCEVCGFECNQGGSLKTHMRIHGGERLYKNLVCGNTYNQSGHLKTHMLKTHMRIHSGEKPYKCGVCGYECNHGSHLKRHLRIHTGEKPYKCEVCCYTFNQSSMLKTHMRIHTGEKPYKCEVCGYACSRSGNLKTHMRIHTGEKPYKCEVCCYTFNKSSMLKTHMRIHTGEKPYKCEVCGYACSDGGNLKTHMRIHTGEKPYKCEVCGYEFNRSNSWKTHMRIHTGEKPYKCEVCGYECNHGGHLKRHMRIHTGEKPYKCGVCGFECYQGGSLKTHMRIHGGERLYKCEVCGNAFNQSSMLKTHMRIHTGEKP, encoded by the coding sequence ATGTTTGACCTTGGAAGTGTCAATAAACATTGTGAAATCTCTGCTTTCAAAGGAAACTCATCAGTTCTTTTAACACCAACATTAAATGCGGCTggtattataattgataaaagaATTTTTTTGGATTCTCATAATGTTGCCTTTTTGAATCCCAAGGTAATGGATATTAAATCAGTTCTCTCCACTTTGGACACAGACACATTGCATGGCAGGGGGCCTCATGGGGATATTTATTTCCCAAATCGGGGGATCATGCCATCCGTTGTTTCCCCTAAAGTTTCTTTAGTTGACAGGCAGACTTCAAATTCTGGCCAAACAACTTATCTGCCAAGCCTTTCACCTCAGAGTTCACAACCCCAATACTACCAGCAACATCCACCACAACTGGTAACCACAGCAAAGAGCCCGCAAGGTGTGTTTGAAGAAATACAGGATTTAGGTGATCAAATCCTGGAGGAACACAGGTTGAAGGCTTTAAGCGAGTTACAACTTTGCCAAATTGGTTGTCAACATGTTATGTTAGACTTTGAAAACGAGCAGATTATTCCAAGTTTACCATATCCTGCAACTGATTTGACTCCTGACCATAATTTTGCTTTTGAACATGAGGCAAATGATGTGAGCACTTCAACCGTTCAGGTTTTACCTATGAGGGTAAATCCTTCAATAACTGGAAGTCCAGTGACAGCTGCCTGTTCTGAAACCACTGATGCTAGGGGAAAATGGGATTGTggtgataaatcaattaaaatgaacTTTCCTACAAATCAGTCCATTGGTTTGTCAAGTGATGTAACATACAGTATGGaccaaaaatataaaatattaccaGTGGATGATCCACATGTTCCGATGCCTTTAATCAGCTGTGATTCAAACGAAGATCTGTCACAATTCATTATTGAAAGTCAGACCAATGAAATGCCTTTGTCAATGAGTTATACCATTTTTAATTTGGCAGAAGTTTCTGTGACATCTGAGGAAGTGAATTCAAATCTGGCAACTGCTTCTGGTGAATGTTCTTCTGTTGACTTTgaagaaatatttattgaaagaaaCCAAAAGAAAAGCAAGAGCTACAATTCAACTCTTTTGGCACCAAAGAGGGTTTGTGGTCAAGGTTCATCCAAAGGCTTAGTCAAGTCTAGGTATGCTGCAAAAACAATAGTCCCCCTTTTTCTAAAACCAGCTAAGAGGAAATTGGACAAAACAGGTGACCTAGTAAGTGCTAAGAGAGTGAAAAAAGCCAAGACACTTGAAAAGGACAAGACTAAATACCTTCTTCCAGAGGGGAACCTAGCCAGCTGTATGAACCTAGAACCTTCAGATAATGACCACTTTCTGTACTGTGGAGAATGCAACAAAGAGTTTGAAGGGGACTGTCCTGTGCATGGACCATACAACTTCATACAGGATAAAGAGGTGCCAGACGGGGACACCTGTAGAGCTGATCATACTCTTCCAGATGACCTTGAAATTAAAACCTCAAAACTATTTGGAGCTGGTCTTGGAGTATTTTCAAAAGTTGGACTGGAATCCAGGATCATGTTTGGACCGTATAGGGGCGATACCATCTCTGACAACCATAAATCAGGATATTGCTGGCAGATCTATAAGGAAGGCAAAGCGAGCCACTGTGTGGATGCCCAGAACAAGGCCACCTCTAACTGGATGAGATACGTTAACTGTGCAATGACAGAGGCAGATCAGAACCTTGTAGCATTCCAGTACAAAGGAGGCATCTATTACTGCACATTCAAGCCAGTTTCACCAGGAGAAGAACTGCTTGTCTATTATGGATATCAATACGCCAGAGAACTTGGCATCACCAGAGACAAGAACTTGCTCTTCAGACCTAAATATGTCAATGGAGAAGGTAGTGACATTTTACAAACTGTCATGGAACAGCaattaaaaaatgcaatattacAGAAGAAGAAGAATATAGAAAACACAGATGAAAAGGAGTACAATGGTGTGGTGTGGAATAATACTAGTAAGAACAGTAGTAACTTGAAGACACTCATGAGGATACATGCTGGAGAGAGACTGTACATGTGTGGGGTGTGTCGTAATACATTCAACCAGAGTAGTAtgttgaagacacacatgaggatacatacaggagagaaaccatacaagtgtgaggtgtgtggctatGCTTGTAGCCATAGTGGTAACTTGAAGActcacatgaggatacatacaggagagaaaccataCAAGTGTGAAGTGTGTGGCTATGCTTGTAGCCATAGTGGTATCTTGAAGActcacatgaggatacatacaggagagaaaccatacaagtgtgaggtaTGTGGTTTTGAATGTAACCAGGGTGGttccttgaagacacacatgaggatacatggAGGAGAGAGACTGTACAAGAATTTGGTGTGTGGTAATACATACAACCAGAGTGGTCACTTGAAGACTCACATGTTGAAGActcacatgaggatacattcaggagAGAAACCATACAAGTGTGGGGTGTGTGGTTATGAATGTAACCATGGTAGTCACTTGAAGAGACActtgaggatacatacaggagagaaaccatacaagtgtgaggtgtgttgTTATACATTCAACCAGAGTAGTAtgttgaagacacacatgaggatacatacaggagagaaaccatacaagtgtgaggtgtgtggctatGCTTGTAGCCGTAGTggtaacttgaagacacacatgaggatacatacaggagagaaaccatacaagtgtgaggtgtgttgTTATACATTCAACAAGAGTAGTAtgttgaagacacacatgaggatacatacaggagagaaaccataCAAGTGTGAAGTGTGTGGCTATGCTTGTAGCGATGGTGGTAACTTGAAGActcacatgaggatacatacaggagagaaaccatacaagtgtgaggtgtgcgGTTATGAATTTAACCGGAGTAATAGCTGGAAGActcacatgaggatacatacaggagagaaaccatacaagtgtgaggtgtgcgGTTATGAATGTAACCATGGTGGtcacttgaagagacacatgaggatacatacaggagagaaaccataCAAGTGTGGGGTGTGTGGTTTTGAATGTTACCAAGGTGGttccttgaagacacacatgaggatacatggaggagagagactgtacaagtgtgaggtgtgtggtaatgCATTCAACCAGAGTAGTAtgttgaagacacacatgagaatacatacaggagagaaaccataG